A stretch of the Archangium violaceum genome encodes the following:
- a CDS encoding helix-turn-helix domain-containing protein — translation MAGPRPQEVLGRVLRIQGLSVRGARLTSRGLEVEVRPRQRKPRCGVCGRPAPGYDTKPGRLWRHLALGQTIFWLHYAPRRVHCREHGVRVERVPWAAHDSSFTHAFEELVAWQAQRLDKSSICRMLGINWRTVGTIIERLVEERLSPNRLEGLQVIGVDCYRAA, via the coding sequence GTGGCGGGGCCGAGGCCGCAGGAGGTGCTGGGGCGCGTGTTGCGCATCCAGGGGTTGAGTGTGAGAGGGGCCCGGCTCACGTCCAGAGGACTGGAGGTGGAGGTGCGTCCGCGCCAGCGCAAGCCGCGCTGTGGGGTGTGCGGCCGTCCCGCGCCCGGCTACGATACGAAGCCTGGGCGCCTGTGGCGGCACCTGGCGCTGGGACAAACCATCTTCTGGCTGCATTACGCCCCGCGCCGAGTGCACTGCCGCGAGCATGGGGTGAGAGTGGAGCGGGTGCCCTGGGCGGCGCACGACTCGAGCTTCACGCACGCCTTCGAGGAGTTGGTGGCCTGGCAGGCGCAACGCCTGGACAAGTCCTCCATCTGCCGAATGCTGGGAATCAACTGGCGCACGGTGGGCACCATCATCGAGAGGCTGGTGGAGGAGCGCCTGTCGCCCAACCGCCTGGAGGGGCTGCAAGTCATTGGCGTGGACTGTTACCGCGCAGCTTAG